The genomic interval ACAGTTCAAGTGTGATGAAATTCTAATTCTGCAAATAACCATTTTTTCCAAATATTGaagacaaagaacagaaaaatatttgTTATGAATGTTGTGATTATTTTATGTAATAACCCTATGTTAGATACTCATTTATAATTATGAAATAAGACTAAATAGACTTTTAGACTTCCTTTTCTCTTTATCAGATATCTAGATTGCTACAAAAGGATGCTGAGCAGGAATCTGAAATGCGATCTGATATTCAGAGCATGAAGCAAGAACTTTCTACCATTAGTATGATGGATGAATTTGCCAGATATGCTCGTTTAGAAaggaaaattaataaaatgactGATAAACTTAAAACACATGGTACAGTTTTGGTAACTATATTTGCATAACGTCAGTTCATTGTTGCCAGCTTTTTTCAAAAGTGTTGCTAATCTTATGACTTCATAGCTATAAGATAAAATGTGGCAATATTGAAATACATTTTGTGGGGATTAAGCAATATTCTGGCTCATTTTATATTCTTATGTGAACACTTtagctttttaaagaaattaaaacttATATGTGCACTTTTAATTCAAATAAACTGTagatttattctttaaaaataatgcaatttttcatttaattaattggaaTTGTTGAAAGGTTTTTTCTTTATAAGTTTTTGCGTGTATGTTCACTCCaaaattcaatttatttcatttgtaacatTCTTCAATACAGGTTATCAAAACagcatagttttttaaaaaaatctgattttggtATGACATTTCTAGAGTTGCTGAATTAttagaaaaatgttttaataatattcaaatgtgtgtgtgtgtatgtatgtatatgctagTCTTGTATTCGGGGTTTTCCTgtttgagattgagattgtcttggcaatgtttcggcgaggtctcattcgccatcttcaggctggttttttCCGCTTAAAGCGtagtcggagctgctgtctttctataaatcttggtgggggtgtgtggagtgctggctttgtttcagtaagtggattgattggatgtgtggttgtatcatgattggttgattggtgctggctgtgtgtacgttgttttgtgttgtaacagcctgggtggtgagtggggctccaatgcagtaagaaaaaaagaaaaagctacttcccttttccagcactttaaagctacaggacatgaaattaattttgaaggaaccaagttaatctccaaaattgagcacttcaacaagagaataattatggaagctatcgaaatagagaaacacccccacaacataaataaacgtgatgatacctctcGCCTacaagacatctggaaactagccagcactccacacacacccctaccaagatttatagaaagacagcagctccgatcacactttaagctgaaaacaccagcctgaggatggcgactgacacctcgccgaaacgttgccaagacaatctcaattttacacgggaaaagacccgaatacaagaccagcatacacacacacacacacacacacacacacacacacacatacatacacacacacaaatgtatgtatataggtagtccttgacttacagccaccaGTCAtcctaaaatttatgttggtaaACAAGATAGTTGGTAAGTgcattttgccctattttatgacctttcttggcacaggtgctaagtgaatcactgctgctgttaagttagtaacatggttgctaagtgaatctggtttccccattgactttggttgtcagaaggttgctAAAGGTcaccacatgaccccaggacactgcaactatcataaatgagTCACTTCTGCTACAATAGTcgcaaatgtgaaaaatggtcataaatcactattttcagtgctgctgtaagttcgaacagtcactaaacaaatggttttaagtcaaggattacctatagacACACATCTGCGTgtctatatatacacatacatgcagtattctattgaaaaaaaaggaaagtgaaataaattagatataaataagtaaaatcaAGTAAACAGGGATGAAATAAAATTGCCATAAAACTATTAACTTGTTTATATAAATCACACATTGTTTTCTATTAACAGTGAAAACACGAACTGCTCAACTAGCCAAAATAAAGTGGGTAATAAATATTGTGTTCTACATTTTGCAAGTAAGTAAATTTGAATTATGTAGACTAAGATACATGCTGTAAAAATAAATTATCTATAAAGTAGCTTAAAAGAATTAATTAGTAATAAAAATAACCGCATAGAAAGTAAGATTAGAACTTCTTTCcatatgtctgtctctctgttagTGTTAGCTTTGTATATGAATGTTACTGTTTCATACAAGAGCCATTCATTTGTCTGAATAATTGCAATTTACAATCAGACAAGTTTTGTTAATTAATCATatgatttttcctttttcctaccTTTCTTTTGAGCAATTAATCATATAATGTTGCGTTCAGTGATGTGCACTCTGATATAGCTGGGAAAGAATGCCTCAGTCCCTTTCCTTAAACTGCAGAGCCAAATCAAGAGAGAGGCAAAAAGTAATAGTGTTTctgatgttttttaaaataaaaatattatatgaaGTAGAGCGCCCTGGATTCATGCAAGTGTAATTTTCACAATATAGTAGTTATATCACAGTAAGTTTCAGAAATATATACTATAGTTAGTGTAGTAAAAATGTAATGACTTTGTTTGTACCTTTCACATATATctgaatattttctttaatttcaggGTGCCTTAATGATATCATTAATTTGGAAATATTATTCTGAACCAGTTACTGTGCTTCCAAGAAAATGGCTAGCCCCTTTGGAACGTATAGTAGCTTTTCCAACAGGAGTGGCAGGTAAGCCATATAAAATACTTCCTGCTCTTTTGTATGAATctaatacttatttttttttattttaaatgcataaCTCTATGTGGGTTTTCTTCAGAAACTTTGACCCATAATCTATATACCTGTATCTGTATTCTATAGATGTATATTTAACAAACAGAAGCACACGTTAATAAATTTTTCATGATTAATTTTTCAGAGCTGAAAATGTTCCAAATCTAATGACTATCTGCCTGTTATTGTAAATAATATGGGGCTAAATAAATCAGTGTTTCAATTCTAAGAGTTGTTTGTGTCTAACAATATGCCTATAAGATAGAGCTACCATTTTCATACCAAAGCAAGGGAGGctgttgctcagtggctaagacgctgagcttgtagatcagaaggtcggcagttcaacagttcgaatccctaatgctttgtaacagggtgagctcctgttatttgtcccagcttctgccaacctagcagttcgaaagcatgtaaaaaatgcaagtagaaaaacagggaccactttggtgggaaggtaacagccctcCGTGCGCCCTCTGTGTTtaatcatgcaggccacatgaccatggagaagtctttggacagcgttggctctttggcttacaaacggagatgagcactgcccctagagctggAAGCAACTAGCGtacatgtgtgggggaacctttaccatggGTTATATATTTAAGTGAAAACTGTGTATTAAAGAGCCATAATTGTGGCTAAATATTTAAGATTAGGAATGTATTTCACCTATTAATCATATTACTGTATATTTGGTTTATTCCTTTAATGCATTTGAATAGTTCTCATTGGGAACCAGTTATATAttcctttaaaatgaaaaatatgctAAAAGCAGTATGTTGAGCAATTCCTATTCTAATGAAAATTACAGTAAAGCAGTTAATTTTGGGCTATGGCCAATGTACATAAAATCTCCAGATTTTACATATTACTTATCACCTAAATCAATAATTACTTTTTCCCCCCTAAACTCTCAAGGGCAGATTTaagtatttattcatttttgctatgcaaatatttttaATACATATGCCTGAACTACTGATTCTTGGTATTTACAACAtacctttttatctttttaggtGGTGTTGGAATTACATGTTGGTTGGTTGTTTGCAACAAAGTTGTTGCCATTATGCTACACCCATTCAGTTAAGAAAGAAACAAATTTCACTTTCAGCAATTTAGACCTCCCTGTCTTTATATCAGTATTCTGCTATGGTAGGACATAAAGCCCAAGAACATGAAAGACTAAAAGGgtgcagctttaaaaaaataaaaaaacaaatattcaaTAATTGAAATACAATCTACAATGACTTTTGTTATATAGTTATTTCCCTTCATTTTTAGATGTGTAGAATATATGCTGAATATGAACTATTACTGTGTTCgatgttatatttttatttctattctcatctgttatttcttgtacagatgcaaaagaaaaatagtcataagcatTTCAGGAAATCGAGTACTTCAAaataatcatagaatcataggagaACAGGGTTGGGaggaacattggaggtcttctagtccaactccctccaGGAAATCCTATAGCCTCTCAagccaaatggttgtccaagctctttttgaaaaccttcagtgatgaagcactcatagtttctccttagttgtaagcTGGATCTCTCTTTAGTAATTTTCCatttgttacttcttgtccttcccttagatgctttggagaataggtcaaccATGTCTTCTCTGTGATAACTCAAATATTGGGAAATTGCTattatgtcacctctagtccttctctttgctaTACTAGACATGCCTGGTTccctcaaccattcatcatatgcttTACCACCAGCGGTCCAATCATCTTAGTCactattctctgcactctttttagagtctcaacatcttttttgtattgtgcaaAAGTGCAATTACATTGTATAAAATAGCCAATCATAATTGCTTTAATAGCATTCCAGACAGTCATTGAATTTGTCCATTTACCCAGATTATTATCAAaacattaatttctttttataatcCTTTACAATCTCCTTTTGTGAAAAATTTATTTAATCTCTACAGTTCAAATTCTTAGATGTGGCATATGccaaatgataataaaaataaattaaggatTCAGGGAAATCTTATTTAGAGGGAGAAATTGATAGGCATAAGTCAgaaaacatcttttttaaaaatcctttaatatttatatttaaagaatgtGAAAAAGTACACAAAATAGAGTTTTTGTGATGCTAATAATAACTATACAAACTAATATCTAATATGTTAGTTCTAATACTATCCACTATCATCATTCTAATATTATCTAATATCTAGCATGTAATTTCTACTACTTCTAATATCTATACTCATGCTTTAGAACATTttttcaataattaaaaatactggGTATGGGgtgaaaaagcaaaacaattaaGATTGCCTGAGAAGGCAATTTTCTGAAAAACATGTTTATGGGCTTGACTGGAATCATCACACTGCAAGCCATCATTTCTGTATCAAACCTCATCATAGGTTTTTTACTCtacaacactcccccccccacattacCCTCAATGCTTAAATTAGCTTTTGGACCACTGTTATTTAAGATGTGGTTTGGACCAAACAGCCTTTCTTTTCTGGAGGTATGTTGGGACCATTTTCTTCATTGGCAGTTGAAGGGGTGTCTTTTTGACTATCCTTGGGAAGTTTGGCAACTGAGGCTGTTATTTCACCCTGTTGCCATTTCTTTGGTCTTCTACTCATGGTATTTGGGTTGATTAAGAGACCTGTTGAAGGATATCCCTGATGCAAAATTTCAATAGCCTCTGAAAATGCTGTACATACTGTTTTTTTACATGTAGGTGGTGTTCTATGTATTACTGTTGTTAATTTGGCTCAAACAGCTTCTTTGGCCTCTTTGTCttcttcattttaatgtttttcaacTGCAACAtcttccaaattattattttttggctgAATATGATGTTTAGGAAGACATGATTGTTCTGTCTTtaattcagtggttctcaacctgtgggttgggacccctttgggggttgaacgacccttccacaggggtcgcctaagaccatcagaaaatacatatttttgatggtcttaggaaccgagacatcaattttatggttggtggtcaccacaacatgaggaactgtattcaagggtcacggcattggaaAGGTTCACTGCTTTAATTGATCGAACTCTTCTTTCAATAAGTCTAGTCCTTTGCCTTTTTCTCCTGTTCTTCTGATTTGACTGGAATTGGGTGTTGGTACATACCTGATACACCTGTTCTCAGGGCGGTGGAGCCATCATCCAGGCATGGGGATGACTCCGTCAGGATCCAATACGACTGGGTCTACAAGTATTAAAGCCATGCCCACGAAGCTCCTCCCCAGAAATAGACGAAGGAGTGACTTGTAGACCGCTGTGTAAGCAATCTGAAATGATAGAGATTATCTCTCCCCAAGGAATATAAGAAAGATTAATAAATTAAAGGAACAGGGTGgggctggatgatgtctccaccgcCCTAAGAACTGGCGTATCAGGTATGTACCAACATCCATTCTCCagtaggtggagacatcatccaggcatgggacataccaaagcccaCAGTCCCattgggagggaaagaagaaagaaaacttaAGTGACAACGACATGCTGTAGCACACGCCGTCCGAAGGAAGCATCAGCTGAGGTGTATCTATCTAGCTTGTAGTATCGAATGGAGAAATTGAAGTCCATGTAGCTGCTTGGCAAATTTCCTCCAATGAAGCTTGAGTTTCCCAGGCCGCAGAGGTGGCTGCGCTGCGTGTAGAGTGCGTCGTGATATGCGGAGGCACAggcagcgagagagagagagtggaatACGCCCTAGAGATAGCTGTGTGCACCCAGCAACCAATGTCCAAAGAAGAGGCTTTGGAACCACTCTTATCTCCGGGTTGGAACTTGACTTGACTCAGAACGCCTGAAAGAATATATACTGTTCCTCGGTATCCCCAGCAGGCGGCTGAGAGATGCTTGCAGAAGTCTCCCCCTGGGCCTGGGTGGAACGACCCTTCTTAGGTCTGCTGGAAGAGGAGCAATGAGGAGTGGCAGCAGCAGGAGTTCGATGCTGAAGGCCTGCAGTGATGCCCCGCTCAATGGCAGCTGCTATGATGTCAGCCATATCATCAGGATTAATGGTGACAGCCCTGGGGGCAGGGGAACCCACATTAATATCAGGGGTGATGCTGCCATCCCTTTCAGAATCTGATTCCCCCTGAAATCCAATCCCGTCCTCAGGGTTCAAGGGAGAAGCTAGGGGGGAAACATCCCCATCAGTATCAGTGGAGAGGTCCTCCATAGGGTTGAAATTAATTGGAGAAGCCCTGGGCAGAAGGACAGTAGTAGAGCAATGATTGGTCTTAGAAGTGGCCTTCCATGGTGCAGGATCAGGGCCCTTATCGGTAGTTGCACCAGGACAGGGAATTTCCTAGGTCTCCTGTGGGAGAGTAGACTTAGAGGCCTTAGAAGGCCTGGTAGAAAAAGgctttgaatggccttttttcccccttaggcTCAGAGTGACTGGAGCTGATGGGGCAACAGAGCTGAGCAAATCCCACCCCTCCTCTCAGAAAGGGTTCCGTTACTTGCCATTACTCACGATTACTGGTTTAGCTGAAGAGATGTTGTAAAGCGATGCAGCAGGCTTCCCACCCAAACAAAATGGCCGTCACTTTTTTTCACACCCAAAACTCAGAGAGTAGACCGGGCCCTGAGAAAGGGCTAAGATGGTGAGCTGACCAAGCAGCCTATCGCCCGGCAGTTTTGCTGCCTGTTAAGTGCTCTGGCCCAAGGAGAGGCCACAGGAGCCGAAAGAGAGGCTGTCGAGGCTCAGAATGAGATTTCTGTGGCCTCCGCGATTAGAGGAGGCTTCTCCCGGCGTGCGCAGCTGCAGCGATCGTTCCTGAGGCGTCCGGCTGCAGCAGAATGCCTTTTGAAAGGCTTGGGCGATTTTTTTCAGCAGCACGGCAGCAGCAAGAGGCTGGAGCTCTTTCGGACAGCGCAGCAGCAACGAGCGGCACTCAAAGAGCCTGAGGCGAACCTTGTAGGCTGGCCACGTGGCTGTAAGCTGCTGAGGCAGCCAAACCAGAGGGAGGCCAAAGCCTCAGAAAGGCAGAAATGCTTAGAGAGCAAGGGCCAGATAGAGAATGATTTGGAAGGAAGCCAATTTAGTAATTTGAAGTTTAGAGGATTTTTAGAGAATTTAAAGGAAAATTAGCAAGGAG from Thamnophis elegans isolate rThaEle1 chromosome 6, rThaEle1.pri, whole genome shotgun sequence carries:
- the GET1 gene encoding tail-anchored protein insertion receptor WRB; protein product: MTELRIEAKHLTTEGGAWLLVLSSVFLCNLLKILLPSCSSIISRLLQKDAEQESEMRSDIQSMKQELSTISMMDEFARYARLERKINKMTDKLKTHVKTRTAQLAKIKWVINIVFYILQGALMISLIWKYYSEPVTVLPRKWLAPLERIVAFPTGVAGGVGITCWLVVCNKVVAIMLHPFS